The sequence atgtaggtacctaAATACATGAAAAGCTAGAGTAATGTATCgtgtttaagaaaaaaaatgaagttaataattttactacacCTTTGTTCTATTCTGCCTTTTCTAGGGATAGCTTAGGACATTACTAGTGCAGTGTAGAACAGATCATCAAAATACCTATTTAGTAAATTGTGAACATTGATTAGCCATAATCAACATTATAATTGACGTAATCTAAAAGTAGAAACGAATGGTTTCGGGAGTTTCCGTCAAAATCCCAAGTTTTCCTCTCTTTCTTTCTCGCTCTTGTATTTTAAGATTGTCCCAGGAAGTGCTTGTATGAATGTACGGCATAATCGAAACTAACACAGTAGTTCatacattaaaaatttataaaagtgcCACTTTTACGTTATAATCTACCCCACAGACCTTGTGCACATTTTAGGTTTCCCAAAATATATACATGGCATAAGGTTTTAAAAGCAattcattttatgaaaatatacttaccttattcaaacatttaaaatcaaatcataacacaatttcaataaaaattggTTACTTTTACGTAGCCTTGGTcacaaaatgacaaaaataccCTTTAGATCGTTTCATATACACCTGTTCCTAAGCGAAACCAAGCGGAGAGATGCTTCAAAAAAAAtttgccatttatttgggagcatagattagagtgtgtaTTGTGTGGGGTTATAAAATGATGTTTCGGCGGTTGAGGGCCTGCCCGCAGATAGAAGGGAGACAATTGAAAACTCAGGGTAattacgtggtacgagctttattttacacctccgcgttacattcggtactggttgctggtgttatgcaacacgagtcactggcctggggaactccgatccaggcgaacggcacgtagatgttgcacgtggctggctccggcggcagctcgccgggcagttggaaggccacgtaggtgagcagggtgtgcacgtggtcggggtcAGCCCGCGACGTTGgtggtgtgcacgtggtcggctccGGCGACAGCTCGCCGGCAGTCGGTCGGGGTCAGCACACCCGACGATGGTGGCATGCGCAGCTGCACGtggtcgggaggcagctctcccgtcCGTCTGCTGTCCGTGATAGTGCACCGTACCAGCACACGTGGTAGCACCGTGGAGAAGCCTAGCGGGAACAACGACGTGTGTGaatatgtagtgccacggccaaagataatgGCTCAAAAAGGCTGCGGGTCGCGTTGCACGCCtatttatgcaggcgccattcggacgtacgtGCATGCAATAACATTCATTGCAATGATGATGCGTCAtttaagtattaagtatttgaaaattgaaattgtCCCAGATGGAACGATTTTAGTCTTCAGAATGAAAATTCTAATGGCATATTTAATTCTCTTTttgcattattatataataacgttCATGTAGGCGTATGTTTAGTTTAAGGCCGATTAATGTACAAATAtcattacaaatgtattaaagaACTGAGAAAtgcaaaaaacatttattgagtGTGAAATTTTCCATGGACGCTAAGCTACTTACCGCCGATACAAAAAGCAAAATTTGTGAAAAACCCGATAattgatatttgtaaaattttaaggctctgaatacatttctatttgttttatacatttagAAACCTTGAATATAcagttttgttatgtttaaaagcGTATTGAAGATCGTTTCCTTACAAAATGTACGAAGAAAGATTTTTGGAATTATCGATCTTAAAAGTTTTAAACTTGTAAAGGTCGCATAGATTATTTTAATCCTTATATGCAACAAGGATCGACTGGCATCAAAAAGTTATTGCATAAATCTCCAATTTTCTTGCCgacttttttaaattggtaAATGCAGATTGTAGGTAATGACttaaaaggtaataaaacaaaaggtaaTAGACAACTCCTGCTTTCCCCTTTCAAAAATTGACCCTATATAGtctactttaatatattaaaagctTTCTCCTATCCAGGGATCGCAtcagttttcatattatattgcaAAAGAGACTTCGTTATACTTAAGCAACTGTTTATTTAGCACGGCTACGTGATTATGTATACTTCTAGGGCTTCAAATCCTGGTCAAGTTTGTTGCTAACAATATTGATGCTGATAGCCAATAGAATTAGAAACTTTACCTGATTCACAAATTACATAGATAAATGAAGGAGAAAGTCTCCCtcctaagtatttttttattgaatattcagTGCTTAATGCTCAATCCAGTTCGAAGGATcatatatttgtgtaaaaataatcaaattattggTAATTACAATGatcgatacaaaataaatgataaaaaaactttattttattaatttcgattTGAAAGGGGTTGTACCAGGACAGTAAATAAAGAAAGGGTTGCCGGCAGCTTCTTCTGAACTTCTTCTTTATTATTGTGCTGAATAATTACAACGAACATAATCTTGAGTTTTGAACAATCATTTATCGATTTCGACACATATATTTCCGACCTAATTTTACCAGTAGGGCACTGGTAGTTACTAAAAGTGGGAGCGTCTGAAGAATATTCATTTTTGAGGGTCCTGAACCATCAGCCGCCGGATTTTAGCAGATGCGTCAATGTTTGATGGTATGCCACTACCCAGTTGGTATTTCGCTTCCTGAGAGTTTCTTCCAGATGAGAGGCTGGCATCAACTCCGTGATTTTTTCCTACTGCCAATATCATAGCGATGAGAATGATGGCAcagataataatattcaaacgtTTCATTTCTCTGATTCAAAGGCATTTGCGTTTTGAAATAAACGTGTCagtatttatagttttgaatatatttatagccTAGCTTTTACTCGCTGTTCCGCATGATGAAAAactattattgatttaaaattttgtagataattaaactaaaataaaatatatattgtttatgtgtTTTAACTCAGAGGTTTCGACGCTCTAGATATTAAGATCTACTTTTTAAATGTTGAGTTGAGTATAgtttgaccaggaaaataaaaacctcatcattctgtggtaaaatatggaacatattttttgtactgaCAATGATAACATTCAAATCAGAAATCAAAAGTGGCGCCCCAGaagcagtttttttatttttccttctaTACGGCCTCATAAACTCAcaaacttatattaatattattatcagtacATCTATATACTTGCATATGTGCAGatataatcatttaataatattttattattattatcaatttgtttttttatgattgataTTGGGTATGGCGAATTCAGCCGTGAAATATGCATTAGCCacttaatattttcaatgtaattttaaaaattatttaagctTATGTGCAATTCCCACTAAATAACACAGGTAAGGGAGAAGGTGTTCAATTGGACACTTtagtatcacaaaaaaaatcactcttaaacttgttttatgtgtaagtaaatacaaaaagtttaagaaaaatatgaaattaatatatttatcgagcaaatatatttttgttacctaTGTTCTATTCTGTCCCTTCTAGGGGTAGCTTAGGACATTACTAGTGCAGTTTAGGACAGATcatcaaaatacttatttagtaaattataaacattgatTAGCCATAATCAACGTTATAATTGACGCAATCTAAAAAAGTAGGGTAACAATAATGAAAGTTTTAACGAATGGTTTCAGGAGTTTCCAAAATCCCAGATTTTCCTCTCTTTCTTTCTCGCTCTTGTATTAATAAGATTGTTGCAAGAAGTGCTTGTGGGTATATACGGCATAATCGAAATTAACACAGTATAGTacatacattaaaatgtataaaagtgCCATTTAATGTATCCCACAGACCTTGTGAATATTTTAGCTTTTCCAAAAATACACACACGGCATTAGGTTTTAAAACTAatctattttatgaaaatatactaaataacttattcaaaacatttcaaatcaaatcataaCACAAATTCAACAAAAACTCCTTACGTTTACGTAGCGTTGGTCACAAAATGAGAAATATACGCTATAGATCGTTTCATATACACCTGTTCCTATTAGAAACCCAGCGAAGTGAtgcttcaaaaaaatattatttaacagttatcgtattaGCCAGCTAATAAATCGTACTCACCTTCTAATTatattgccatttatttgggaacaCAAGGGCGTCGCCAAGGGGGCAGGGAGGGACAGCTGCCCCCCCTCCCCGGAGATCTCTAAAAAGTtaccaaatgtaaagcaaccaaagtcctaagtctttgacttgacttgcttgatcgatcattcccgtacgtcgaaactagaatgaattcaccaattccttTCCTAATTTTCTTTACGCTTAATTACCCTCTggtctatgttattgttaaagcgggagaggggtCGGCACATGTGCTCTCGAATTTACCTACAATtaatacttttctcattcttcATATCGacttgataatataaaaacgatttttgtataatattttgtttgaatgtttcTTACAAGCCACTGAACTTATAATTAGGTGTAACTACATACATTAGGTATGTCCTGGATTACCTGatatgctatttattttttatcccgcaagtaaaataaaggcacagtggaaattttatttcggaaaagaTTTTCCCGCAGATGGGTCTATGAGCAAACgctaatgtaataataaaatatgaaagtaaaCTTCGCAGTTGAATCATCCGCTACTTTCCAGACAATAGGTagaattctattaaaatattatgaaacggATGAGGTAAACCgtgattaaattattcattaactTCATGAGACATACATACCCATTAGAAAACTTATGTACTACATAACCTTTTAAAACGCTTGTTTTTAAATGTGGCTTTTAATTAGTCAAGCTATTCTGAAAATTTGTTCATTAGTAGCCTAATAAGAAGTCGCAATAAGCCTTGtgcctattatttttttatctcggaGTGAAAATCTATAAAGGGGCGCCTGGGCAAACATGTGTACCAAAAATTTATGGAGCATTACCATTTAACTTCGGCTCCGTGCGCAGCATGTAATTAAACACAGACAATGATGAAACAACATATGAAATATCAGTCATGATTCGCACTAATATCGGGTTCTTGGTTTTCCCAACCATTGTCATGGAAGTCAGGGCCGGATTTAGTGCGCGACCTATGAGAGAAAAAAGTTATtcatttgtatgttattttaccTATAGGTTTACATTTCTAACAATGACCAaaggtaaattaatttttcattgcTCCATGACTTAAAATCAGAGGTTAATACGCTATCAAAAGACTATGAACCACGAACCGTGTCTATCACAAGTAAATCTGCAGAAAAGCAATTGCTACACATTACAACCTGTAGGTATGTGAAGTGTTTGGTAAGTAATATATACAATGTGAATTTGGCTTTTTTCTGGGTTGTACGTGGAGTAGGCGTGGAGAAGGTGTAAAGGTGTGATTTCGCGTAACGCAGTAGACGGAAGCGACAGATGACTacagtattaatttatattagaccGATTTCGATATATAACTGCGACTGTTGCGGTCAGTGTCGACGAAATCGCACCTTAACTATGATTACATAATACAAACAGGTAAACATTATGTAGGTACATGTATCCTGAATAAGACGCTgcccatatttattttaaataacgtgtCTCATGGGTAGCAATTACTTCAATTGTCTCCACACGTAATACGGACACAGTTATGTGAATTTCATGTTGTGATTGTATCCGTAATGATTAGGTGCCAAAGTGCCACCTTTTAATtgttaatagtaaaattaatattttatatgccaataattataattattttaacgtttATAACTACAGAACATTTAGTGTTAgaaggaaaattaaaaagtagAGCTCTAATAACGTAATTAAAAACTGCTACTTCTTTAAGTATtacgtaaaatactttattcagaAAATATGCATTTAAATGTGTAGGTTATTCAATTGGTATATTCATAAATCCTTTGCCTCGTTCAACACATCACGACGTATGTACAACGAGGTAAGGATTAAGgtagttttatttatgcaatattCATATCATTATTTCTGGGTTTTACCTACCTTGCCATGGAGAATGTTTCAACCCACGGAAAACAACGTTTTCCTTGGGTATACCTATGTGGGTTTTACCAATAAACTATTTTGATCAGTGCTTAACTCCAATTGTTTGACGTAAGCTCACGACGTAAGTGACAAAAGTGATCcctgtttttaataatataatacctaatagcgggcaatacatttattaaaatattgataagcAAGGCTGTGTTCGGGTTTTGAAATTAATgctagaaacatattttttataagttgagAACTCCGgatattaaaaattttgataaattcacgCCCTTAATCCGTTAAAGTTACGCGCAAGTTGTGCTCTCACACATTTCTGAGGTTATAATATTCCCATATTGTGTGATAAAAGACAAGCCTATTGCCATTTTGAGCAAAAAGTGCGAATGTCAGGTATCttagtgatttttttcaaataacttaCATCAATATTTTGTGCCTCACCGGAGAATCGGAATCAGAACAAGGCGATTTCATAAAATGAAAGATTGATtttagtatgtattttaaattccaatAGAATATGTGTTTAAGACCGCTTGTGATattgcatgtgcggtacgaaCACCCCTGTGAAGTCCCTGGTTTGAATACGAGccatgtaaaaattatatgttcaTTATGAGCCTGGGTTCTTTAAATTGGtttagatatggcgataggcttgccccatATCGCATCGTGGGATGAAAGACACTTGGCGaagagtgggtgccctggtggcACGTACCAACCCCTTCGGTGATAATGGCGTGATATGTGTGCATGTGTGTGTACTTTTGTAAGCTTTAAATcgattacttataataaatctgtagagaggtcaattctgtacatgaaatatatttccaaaataactatcagggggtgattagggatcgatactgatgccaaaaatgcaattagtaaaatttttgtctgtctgtctgtttaaccgttatagaaacaaaaactactcgacggattttaacgaaacttggtacaattatttgtcatactcctgagctggttatagtatacttttcatcacgctacaattaataggagcagagcagtgaagggaaatgttgggaaaacgggtgaagttactccattttttaagcttccgtcgcgtgtgcaaccttaatggttaaaagttccttcgatttcaccaggatcccatcatcagaccctgaccggacaatcggaccacttgcataccaccatacattaaaaaaacatcccgacaaattgagcacctcctccatttttgaagtccgaaatccacgcgggcgaagctgcgggcggaagctagtatggAATAAAAGGTTTATTACAGTTAGATGCTCTAATATGTAGGTATCTAcctatattctttttttaattttttaaatatatatacaatgcGAAAGGTTACCCAAGGGTCCTGTTTAAGGCGGGTATTCAGTGTTCAAGTTgtgtcaaatatttacaaaataaaccaTAAGTAACCTTTTTTACGGGAAAAGCAGCAAAAATATCCAGATTATTTTCTGTCCTAAACCTGGGTTGAAATATGAATGGAAACGTACTTAATCTTGCGCAATGACCAATAAGATTATTCAAACAATTAGCTAGCACAAGAGTACCTACACGTTGAGaaactttttcatattattttaggtttacaacatattttataatttttttgtgtattttttattggttactTGCAAGCATGATGTGTTTAAGAAGGTACTACCTTCACAAACTGTatactaagtataatatatttattataaaaatcagttgGTATGTGCACTGTATAAACGATATAATACTtacgaattaattattttgaactgCTTGTGTAAGTAACTTCCCcttaagaataattaaaagttaatcaTCGTATATTTTAAGACCTGTGTGTTATTTTTCCACGCCaagtatgttatttattatacgtGTAATGGGTATGTATGTCTGAGCATTTGAgagtacttattatattttagacgGAAAGATTTTATACtgtaattttatatacctaccagtcctggatttgtaaataggccgtataggccgcggcctatgggcggtaGCCTGTTAGGAGCGGCAGATTTTAGAGGACGCTAACTCCATttaattttcgtttatttaacttcattgccttccataataatataatacaaacaaatggaaaatattaagtattttagaaacctacacaCATACAtgaacctacctacatggggcggcggaaataaagtggcctacactcataaaaaatataaatccggcactgacACCTACTTAGAATAAAATCAAGTAGCAGGGttaattcatgttttattttatatcacttCTAATGACTAAAaagaaactaatatttaaattaacttacacAGTACACAGAGTATTATCTCGTTTGACATTTAACAAACCGGTAAGAATCATAGCTCAGCTAGAATACACAGTTATATACACGAGTAATTTGATCAACAAACAGCTGATAATTCCGCACACAAAAATGTCCCAATGTTCCTACACACGCAATTTCATATCACATCCTTTAAATCAATCCGTTTCGACACATTTTCCGTTCACCCGCACGTATCCCGTAGGGCACTGGTCACCGTCGAAGTTGGACCGCTCGTCGAAAGTAACATTAGTTGTAGGCATTGAACTCACAACCGTGGGATtctctggcaacactgcattgTCCCTCGTCGTCTCGTTCTTAGGTCTAACAGGTTGCACCGGTTTCGACGATGATCTTGCCGCCAAATCTTCTTTCTCCCTTGCGTTATTTCGCGCCGCagaattatttgtattagtCCGGCGAGATTCGTTTGTTATATTTGAAGGTAGGTCCATTCTGTCGGGTAGTCTTGTTACGGCAATAATTCTTGTCGGTTCGTTTTTCCTTACTGTTGGTCGGGATGGAACACTGTGGTTGTTTATGTTCCGTAGCTCCAGTCTATTGCGTTCTTGGAATGAAGGTTGTGACAGCGGCGGTGGTTGCAACTCTCGACTTATTTCTTTGAGCACGGCTGTTCTGCGATTCGTGGATGCCGCCACTGCTCGAGAATTTATAAGAAACGAAGCGACTGTATCCTGTCCTTGTATTTTTCCTGCTGCCAGTGCACCGAGGGCGATGATTAATGCAATCATGACAGGGTTTACGCAATTTGTGGgacttttttgttatattcaacAAAATGTTTTGCGATAATGTGTTTGCCGGAACAGCTGACCGCGCAATAACAAATCTGCTTATTGTGGATTGGACTTGACGGTTTTTGCACTTAAGGCGAAGGCGATTTATGTTAATGATGATATCGTGTACGTTACCCACGGCATTACGGTAGCGCTCGCGTCAGACTATAATGTGAACAGGTTCCTTGAGTCACTATGGAATTTTATAAGACGTTTACGCACGTAATATGATCTGTtagtcattttttatataaataagttactGTTCCTGATTTAATGGATTGCGTTCATTTATAGACATTCAAttaatcgttatttttttagtaagtacataaataaagtattgaaggtgataaaaaacattttcgatGGATTAAAAATAGCTAGACGATCAATTGCTTATGCGATTAAGTTGTACGCTTGGGAGGACTGATTGCGATGTAAGGCTCGTTAACGTAGTTTAGTTAAGACTGCTTAGGGCATATAAATAgactagaaaaataatatttattataacatacctATTATTCTCCTTAAGAAGACTATTAATAGAACGGAGAGTCTACACGCGGCACAATTCATGAGTATAACAATGGGATTTGAAGGCAGAATAGTAGACGAGACAAAACATTTTACGTTGTTTATAAACGTGTGGATCTTTTGAGGTTACAAGTCtaatattgatgtttatttCGGAGCGTGATTGTAACTGCTAAGATACTTGTTAGATAGTTTTAAGTTTTCGTATTGCGTATCGACGTGATCGAAGAGGTTAATTGTTTGACTCGcaatttgactttttttttgttttaagataGTTTGTTGTTTCAAGCGTTTACAAATTGATTGCTTTAAACCTTACGAGTTATGACAGCTAGGAAAGCTTTAAGGAAAATATGGATATATTGCAAATGCAGGTAAATACCGCAAGAATGGACTATGGagtaactaattaaatatttttttttattctgaaaatgATCTCTTAATCGCATTTTTGctgttttttaataatcagtAACTAGGTTCATTACAGATCACGATAATTGTGCagctaaataataaagaatatagaGTGTCGTATATTCGAATCCAATACAGTTGAATGTCGTAGATAGTTTTTTTATGGGCACGGGAAAGTGACACCACCAACCTAAGCatataataatcaaataggAACAGTCAggattttacaaatagacaaataaacaaaaatagaataggtaataatatgTCGATGTTGTCTTTATTTTATGCTATGGCTATATTCTTTGAATTTTATGCTAATTTATCCGTGCATGATTTCATCgaatataaatacaacataattttCTAGGTAACAAAGCGTTCTACAGAAATATAGTCATCAAATATACCAggtaattttatgtaaaatttatttactcgGTACACAAAACTATGCAACATGTGTTGTTAGTGTGTAATtatttgtgaatcatcgcttatgttttcatacaattttttgttgtttaatattcATCTTGTAGCAATATCTACGaaggttattatattattgtaaaaaatacgcagtataatgattttaaaaagttgcGAATgaggatattataataaagcccTTTTAGTTAAATAGGTTtattacctaataaataatattaattgtctttAATTCGTATATCTATTCCCAAATCTTCGTCTTCATCTTCTGCTTTTGGTTTCTCATTGGTTTCTCGTTTAGGGGCGTTCACCTCAATCTTATCACCTCCATAAGTATATTGGTTCGGATTTAAAGGCACAAATAACGGCTCATCGTCTTTAGGTTTTTTAGTGGTTGCCTCATGTTTGTGTTGATTTCCGTTATCATAAGTATTATGTGGTGCACTTGCTGTGTTATCGGGGCTGTTGTTGCCTGGATATTGTTGATTTTGGCCATCATGACTAGAAGTCGTCTCTCCGACGTCATGGTTTACATTGTTCGATTGATTTCCATAGCCGGGTTTATTAGGCTGTTCATTATTATTAGGGTTACCTGAGTTAGTTTGGCCAAAACCATTTTGATTACCTTGGTTTGGTCCATTATTTTGATGGCCAGTGTTTGGTTGATTATTTTGTTCGTATCCAGGCTGGTTAGGTTGCACATTATTACCGGGATTTGGGAAAGAAGGTTGGTCAGGTTTTCCATAGTTATTTTGGTTTCCGTTGCTGGGTTGATTTTCATGGATGGGATTATTTGGTTGCCCATTATTAATTGGGTATTGTTCATTTGGTTGATTAGGCTGTCCAAAATTGTTTTGGTTACCTTGGTTGGGTCGGTTTGGTGGTCCATTGTTATTCTGGTTATCGTTgttctgataattattttgcCCATAGCCAGGTCCGCTAGGCCGATTATGTGGATTTTGGAAATTAGGAGGACGTCCGTAGTTATTTTGATTTCCATACTCTGGTCTGTTCGGCTGTCCGAAGTTATTTTGATTTCCGTAGCCGGGCCTGTTTGGCTTGAAGTTTTGATCGTTGTAGCCCGGTTGGTTTTGCTGGCCATAGTTGTTGTAATTATGTTGATTAGATGGATCAAAGCCATTTTGGTTGTCATCGAATCCATTTTGGTTATTACCATTCCCGTTGTTGTGATGATGGTGTTGATGCCCGTGTCCATGACCATGACCATTACCATTATTGAAGTTGTTAGGTCGATGGTGATTATGCGGTGGTCCATATCCGTTCGAGTGTGGCGGTCTTCCGTATGGCGGCCGATCGTTTGAACCTTCTTCAACAACTACCACGATCGTCTCGGTTGGTTTCTCCGGTACATTGTTCGGCGGAGGTCTTTTCTGACCGTTCGCTCCGAACCCTCCCTGGACGTTGAAGTTCAATCCCTGTGACAGCCCTCCAATGACAGCACCAGCGGCTCCATGTATTTGCTTGTGTATTTCATTTGCACCAGATAACAAGCCGTCCAACAAGCCTCCATTACATTCGTAATTAACGAGTAAGAGAacaagtataaatatattttttctcattattATGCACTTAATTTTCCGTAAGACTGACTCAGTGCGTAGTACACTTGCGATTGACTGGCGCGTTCATCTTCATGTTCCGTTTGATAACCTCTTATAAAACCTGTTCTGAATACTAGCTGTAGTCAAACCACAAAATAAGATAATTCTTTtgcaaacacataaaaaaatcccAATGACCCGTTCACTGTGTATTTAAATGCTTTGATTTCAATGTGTTTTGAATACGTATAGGCACTCTCACTGCTTTATAACAAAACTTCACTGTTCAACAGACAGTCGCGAATGTGTTGTCTCTAAGGTACTGACTATATCAGATTTAAATCGACACAATAACGTGTTTACAGGTAATTACccttattaattatt is a genomic window of Manduca sexta isolate Smith_Timp_Sample1 chromosome 22, JHU_Msex_v1.0, whole genome shotgun sequence containing:
- the LOC119188379 gene encoding GATA zinc finger domain-containing protein 14-like, producing MRKNIFILVLLLVNYECNGGLLDGLLSGANEIHKQIHGAAGAVIGGLSQGLNFNVQGGFGANGQKRPPPNNVPEKPTETIVVVVEEGSNDRPPYGRPPHSNGYGPPHNHHRPNNFNNGNGHGHGHGHQHHHHNNGNGNNQNGFDDNQNGFDPSNQHNYNNYGQQNQPGYNDQNFKPNRPGYGNQNNFGQPNRPEYGNQNNYGRPPNFQNPHNRPSGPGYGQNNYQNNDNQNNNGPPNRPNQGNQNNFGQPNQPNEQYPINNGQPNNPIHENQPSNGNQNNYGKPDQPSFPNPGNNVQPNQPGYEQNNQPNTGHQNNGPNQGNQNGFGQTNSGNPNNNEQPNKPGYGNQSNNVNHDVGETTSSHDGQNQQYPGNNSPDNTASAPHNTYDNGNQHKHEATTKKPKDDEPLFVPLNPNQYTYGGDKIEVNAPKRETNEKPKAEDEDEDLGIDIRIKDN